From the genome of Mixophyes fleayi isolate aMixFle1 chromosome 2, aMixFle1.hap1, whole genome shotgun sequence, one region includes:
- the LOC142141063 gene encoding keratin, type II cytoskeletal cochleal-like, with protein sequence MSHHSILSSSGHKGFSSCSVALPKHSSSHSIFSHSSKHAGHGHKAQHCYSSKSAHNFGSKGHKISAASFHGRSGFGIGETSYGFGGLSGCGGITSVTVNQGLLAPLNLEVDPNIQRVRTEEKNQIKGLNNKFASFIDKVRFLEQQNKMLETKWALLQDQNTARFQIEPLFETFISNLRRQLENLECEGARLDAERNSMEGTAEELRRRYEEELNRRTAVENEFAGLKREVDAAFMNKAELQARADSLTDEINFLRTLYDAEIGQLQAQISDTSVIVSMDNSRNLDMEGIIAEVRAQYEDIANRSRAEAESMYQSRFEDLRMAAGRNGNNLQNSRNEITELNQAIQRLKGEIGHAISQRAALETAVNEAEERGEEAVRDAKNKLAELEAALQKAKQDMARQLRDYQELMNVKLALDIEIATYKKMLEGEECRLATDGPVNISVLHSSTGGKHHSREMSHSTSGHHHRKAGFSSSSHVSKHHSSHGHHC encoded by the exons ATGTCTCATCACTCCATCCTCTCCTCCTCTGGGCACAAGGGCTTCAGCTCTTGTTCTGTTGCTTTACCTAAACACTCCAGCTCACACAGCATCTTCTCACACTCTTCTAAACATGCAGGACATGGTCACAAGGCTCAGCATTGCTATAGCAGTAAGAGTGCTCACAATTTTGGATCAAAGGGCCATAAGATTTCAGCAGCAAGCTTTCATGGGAGAAGTGGATTTGGTATTGGTGAGACCAGTTATGGTTTTGGAGGACTATCTGGTTGTGGAGGTATCACCTCTGTTACTGTCAACCAGGGTCTCCTAGCGCCTCTGAACTTGGAAGTTGACCCAAACATCCAGAGAgtaaggacagaggagaagaatcAGATTAAAGGTCTCAACAACAAGTTTGCCTCCTTCATTGACAAG GTGAGATTTTTGGAACAGCAGAATAAGATGCTGGAGACTAAGTGGGCTCTTCTACAAGACCAAAATACAGCCAGATTTCAGATTGAACCTCTGTTTGAAACTTTTATCAGCAACCTCAGGAGGCAGCTGGAGAATCTGGAATGTGAGGGAGCTCGTCTGGATGCAGAACGAAACAGCATGGAGGGAACTGCCGAAGAATTAAGGAGAAG GTATGAAGAGGAATTAAACCGACGTACCGCTGTAGAGAATGAATTTGCTGGACTAAAGAGA GAGGTCGACGCAGCCTTTATGaacaaagctgagctgcaagccAGAGCTGACTCCTTGACTGATGAGATCAACTTCTTAAGGACTCTGTATGACGCG GAGATTGGTCAGCTTCAAGCTCAGATCTCAGACACTTCAGTTATTGTTTCCATGGACAACAGCCGAAATCTGGACATGGAAGGTATCATCGCTGAGGTCAGAGCTCAATATGAGGACATTGCTAACAGGAGCCGAGCTGAGGCTGAGTCCATGTACCAGTCAAGG TTTGAGGACCTGCGCATGGCAGCTGGAAGAAATGGAAATAATCTGCAGAACAGCAGGAACGAGATCACTGAACTCAACCAAGCCATTCAGAGACTTAAAGGAGAGATTGGCCATGCTATATCCCAA CGTGCTGCACTGGAAACTGCTGTCAATGAGGCTGAAGAACGTGGAGAAGAAGCTGTCCGAGATGCCAAGAATAAACTGGCTGAGCTGGAGGCTGCTCTACAGAAGGCCAAGCAGGACATGGCTCGCCAACTGAGAGATTACCAGGAACTGATGAATGTTAAACTGGCTCTGGATATTGAGATTGCGACATATAAGAAGATGCTGGAAGGAGAAGAGTGCAG gttGGCTACAGACGGGCCTGTTAACATTT CTGTTCTGCACTCCAGCACTGGGGGAAAACACCATTCACGAGAAATGTCCCATTCAACAAGTGGGCATCATCATCGCAAAGCAGGATTCAGTTCAAGCAGCCACGTCTCCAAACACCACTCTAGCCACGGTCACCATTGTTAA
- the LOC142141062 gene encoding keratin, type II cytoskeletal cochleal-like — protein sequence MSHHSILSSSGHKGFNSCSVALPKHSSSHSIFSHSSKHAGYGHKAQHCYSSKSAHNIGSKGHKISHGSFHLGSGFGISRTGHGFGGSPCSGQINLVTVNKGLLAPLNLEIDTNIQRVRNEEKNQIKGLNNKFASFIDKVRFLEQQNKMLETNWALLQDQNTARFEIEPMFEAFISNLRRQLENLECERARLDAEQNSMEGTAEEIRRSYEAEVNRRTAAENEFVGMKRDVDAAVMSKAEFKARAYTLTDEINFLRTLYDAEISQLQAQISDTSVVVSMDNSRDLDLNSIIDEVRAQYEEIASRSRAEAEAMYQSRFEELRMAAGRNGSDLQNSRNEMVELNQNIQRLRGEIEHAKSQRASLEAAIHEAEERGEAAVRDAKNKLAELEAALQKAKQDMARQLRDYQELMNVKLALDIEIATYKKMLEGEECRMTGDSSVNISVLHSSTGGKHHSVGHQSGHYHHKGGNKSSSHISRKHHSGHGHYC from the exons ATGTCTCATCACTCCATCCTCTCCTCCTCTGGACACAAGGGCTTCAACTCCTGTTCTGTTGCTTTACCTAAACACTCCAGCTCACACAGCATCTTCTCACACTCTTCTAAACATGCAGGATACGGTCACAAGGCTCAGCATTGCTATAGCAGTAAGAGTGCACACAATATTGGATCAAAGGGACATAAGATTTCACATGGAAGTTTTCATTTAGGATCTGGATTTGGTATAAGTAGAACAGGTCATGGTTTTGGAGGTTCACCTTGTTCTGGACAAATCAACCTTGTAACTGTGAATAAGGGACTCCTGGCACCACTTAACTTGGAGATTGACACCAACATCCAGAGAGTGAGGAATGAGGAGAAAAATCAAATCAAGGGTCTCAATAATAAGTTTGCTTCCTTCATCGACAAG GTAAGATTCCTGGAACAACAGAATAAGATGCTGGAGACCAATTGGGCTCTTCTACAAGACCAAAATACAGCCAGATTTGAGATTGAACCTATGTTTGAGGCTTTTATCAGCAATCTCAGGAGACAACTTGAGAATCTGGAATGTGAGAGGGCACGTCTGGATGCAGAACAGAACAGCATGGAGGGAACTGCAGAAGAAATAAGGAGAAG CTATGAAGCTGAGGTAAACAGACGCACAGCAGCTGAGAATGAGTTTGTTGGGATGAAAAGA GATGTTGATGCTGCAGTTATGAGCAAAGCTGAATTTAAGGCAAGGGCTTACACCCTTACTGATGAGATCAACTTCCTGAGGACTCTGTATGATGCG GAGATCAGCCAACTCCAGGCTCAGATCTCAGACACCTCGGTAGTTGTGTCCATGGATAACAGCCGAGATTTGGACCTAAACAGCATCATTGATGAGGTCAGAGCTCAATACGAGGAGATTGCTAGCAGGAGCAGAGCTGAGGCTGAGGCCATGTACCAGTCAAGG TTTGAGGAACTTCGCATGGCAGCTGGAAGAAATGGCAGTGATCTGCAGAACAGCAGAAATGAGATGGTTGAACTGAACCAGAATATTCAAAGACTTAGAGGCGAGATTGAGCATGCAAAATCTCAG cgTGCTTCACTGGAAGCTGCTATACATGAGGCTGAGGAACGTGGAGAAGCTGCTGTCCGGGATGCCAAGAATAAACTGGCTGAGCTGGAGGCTGCTCTACAGAAGGCCAAGCAGGACATGGCTCGCCAACTGCGAGATTACCAGGAACTGATGAATGTTAAACTGGCTCTGGATATTGAGATTGCTACATATAAGAAGATGTTAGAGGGAGAAGAGTGCAG GATGACTGGTGATAGCTCTGTGAACATAT CTGTCCTGCACTCCAGCACTGGTGGAAAACACCATTCAGTAGGACACCAAAGTGGACATTATCATCACAAGGGAGGAAATAAATCCAGCAGCCACATCTCCAGGAAACATCACTCTGGTCATGGGCACTACTGCTGA